CCTCGGCCAGCAGGTGGTAGCGGCCCTCGGGCAGCCGCAGCAGGAAGTCTCCGTCCGGGCCCGTGGGGGCGGTGGCCCTCGGAGGGGCCTCCCGTGCTTCCGTGGCCACGTGCTGCTCCAGGCCCTCCCGTGTCAGGGCGGGCCCGGCCTCGAAGGCGAGCACCTGGGCCGCCACGGGCAGGCCCCGGGCATCCTGGACCCAGCCGCGCAGCGCGGCGCTCTCCTGGGCCTCTGGGTCGGGCGCGGAGGCGTCCGGGCCCGTGCCGGCGGCCCGCGTCCTGGCGGAGGCCCTTCGCCCCTCCGTGCCGCCGGGCGCGAGGGCCAGGAGGAGCGCCAGCAGCAGGAGCGACGCTCCGCCCGCGACAAGCCTGTACCTCATCGGAAAAGCCCCTTCCCAGCCCAGGGAATCGATTGTCGATGTTTCCGGGGGCTCCGGGAAGGGGACTTCCTCCAGGAGTGAGTGGCTCAGCGCTCCAGGCCGAGCAGGAAGAGATCCGAGGCTCCCTCGGCCTCGAGGGTTTCCGCGCCCACCGTGAGCATGCCGGAGAACTGGCCCAGCACGGCGGCGCGGCCCTCCTTCGTCACCGCGACGGACGCGCCCTCGAGTCCGGGCGAGCCCCTATCGGGACCGCTCGAGGTGAAGCCTCGCGACCAGAGCGGCTCCCCTGTCACCCGGTGGAACTTCGCGACGTAGACGTTGGCCAGCGTCGCCGGGTTGCCAGGCAGGGGCCCCAGCACCCCGAGGTCTCCACTGCCCGCCTCGTAGCTGCCCACCACCACCACGCCGTCCCGCTCATCCATGGCGACGTCCTCGACGCTGAAGCCGAAGTTCCACGCCCAGCGCTCCTCCCCGTCCCGGGTGAAGGCGGCGACGAAGGCATCCTGGAGGAAGTCGCGATTGATGCTCGCGGTGTGCGCTCGCCCCGCGAAGGTGAAGGTGGCGGCGAAGGTGCCCACCACCACCACCCGGTTGCCATGCGTGGCCACGCTCCGGGCGAATCCGAGCGCCCCCTCCAACCGCCGCACCCAGCGCACGGTGCCCGCCGGCGAGAGCATGAGGACGAAGGGCTCCGTCGTGACGTCGGTGGTGATCGAGCCACACAGCAGGAGGTTGCCCTGGCTGTCCACGGCGGCGCCCAGGCCCTGGCTCAGGTTCTCCACGTCGAGGAACGTCCACAGGTTCTCGCCCGAGGAAGAGAACCGGGTGAGGAAGGCGCTGACGATGGGGCTGCCCACCGGAAACTCCCGGGTGGAGAGGGGGCCTCGCCCGAAGTCCACCGTGCCCGCCATCTCCCCGGCCAGGGCGATGTTGTCGTCCCGGTCCGTCACGATGCGGTTCACGTTGAGGAAGCCCGGCGCGGGGGAGAAGGCGCGTGACCAGAGATGGCGCCCCTGGGGATCGAGCTTCACGAGGAGCAACCCGGAGAGCACCACTCCCTCTCCGAATTCCACGTTGTCCGCGTCGAGGAAGAGGATGATGTTGCGGTGCCTGTCCACCGCATGGCGGAAGCCGAAGGCCCGGCCCGGCAAGTCCGGCGGGGTGCCGAGGACTTTCACCCACCGCAAGCGTCCCTGGACGTCATAGCGCGCGAGCGCCACCGCGGCGCTGGACGCGCCTCCCGGAGCCAGGACGGGGCCCTCGCCGAGGTCGATGCGGCCGATGAAGTTCACCATGGCGAGGAAGCCGCCGTCCCTGTCTCGGACGAGGGTTCCGCTGTTGTCCTCGGGCCCGGTGAGCAGATGGGCCCAGCGCAGCGCACCGGTGGGCCTTCCGGACTCGCCCGCCGCCTGGGCCACCTGGGCGGGAGCCTCGGACACCGGCTGCTCCCCCACCGTCCCGCCACATGCGGCCAATCCCGCCACGAGCAACAGCGGCAGGACAGACCCTCTCCCATTTCCGCGTCTCATGTCTTCCCCCCCTTGAAAGCGGAAGCCTCGCGGCTCCCGCCCAGGAAATCCTGTGCACGCGGAGCACGAGCGCCGCTGGCTGAGGGGAGGAGGCCATCGTCCGCCAGGAGATGGATGCGCCTGGCTGGCCGGACAGCGGCGGGAGGCCTCGGGGCTCCGCGAGCTCTTCCTACGGCGGCGGCGCACAACTCAGCACTCCATACCCTCTCAGACGAGCTGCTTGCCCTGCACCAGCTCCAGGCCCAGCATGTTTCCGCGATAGTGGATGGGGTCCAACAACACCTTGCGGATCTTCCATCCGCCCGGGGTCTTCTCCACGGAGAAGGTGTAGCGGGCGATGATGGTCCACTCCTGTTGGATGCCTCCCAACGGGAAGTAGTGGGCGACCTCCGCGTAGGACATCACTTCGGCCTGGGTGTCGCTCTTGAACTGGATGCCAACACTCATGGCGGTGGCATGCTGGACTCGCTTGAAGGAACGCAGGCCCGCCTTGGCCACCTGCGGCATCTGCTCCCGAGTGAGGGTGAGGAGCTCCGTGCCCATGAACCGGGTGTAGTCCGCTGTCACCTCGGGGGTGAAGACGTTGGACCAGCGGCTCCAGTCGCCTGTGTCCTGGCCGTAATCGATGGCCTGCCCGTACTCGACGGCCAGCTCTTGGATGGCGATCCAATCCAGGACGTACTGAAGGTTCTGCTCTCTCATGGTCATGGGCCTCGTCAAGGTGAGGCCGTGAGAATAGACGTACGTCCCCGCCGGGGATATCCGTTTGCCGCCGCCGTGAGGCGAAGCCGCCCCGCCCTCAGGGTGCCGTCGGGTTGAGGGCTTGGAAGGCCTTGCTGTCGGGCCGGAAGAGGACCTGGCCGAGCTTTCCGCCCAGCTCATCGAAGGCGCGCTGGGCCATGACGTTGTAGACGACGGAGTCATTGGGGCCGGCGTCGAAGCCCAGCAAGCTCATGCCGCGGTTGACCTCGCCCATGCCGAAGGCCGTCCGAGGCCGTGCGTATTGCACCTGGAAGTCCTTGGGCGGCTTGACCTTCAGGCTGAAGTGCACCGGCTGCGCGCCGGGCATGCGCATCGTCACGTCGAAGTCGAACTGGATGCCCGCGAACTGGCGCCCGCTGCGCTCCAGCTTGTAGACCATCCCGGACCAGCTGATCGTGTAGTCGATGTCGAGCCTGGGACTGGAGACACCGGTGCGCCCCGGGTCCTCGGGCAGATGCTCCCCCAGCTCCAGCGTGAACAGGTCCGCGGAGAAGACCTGCCGGAAGGCGTTTGCCAGCGCGGTGACCGTCTGGCTCTCGAGCGGGCCGGTGTTCGAGGCGCCCAGGTGGCCAGACACCAGGGCGACGTCGCCGTCCGTGACGCCCTGGGAGGCGCGCCTCAGCAGCAGATCGGCCCGCTGAAGGGAAGGCG
The sequence above is drawn from the Archangium gephyra genome and encodes:
- a CDS encoding nuclear transport factor 2 family protein, translating into MREQNLQYVLDWIAIQELAVEYGQAIDYGQDTGDWSRWSNVFTPEVTADYTRFMGTELLTLTREQMPQVAKAGLRSFKRVQHATAMSVGIQFKSDTQAEVMSYAEVAHYFPLGGIQQEWTIIARYTFSVEKTPGGWKIRKVLLDPIHYRGNMLGLELVQGKQLV